The proteins below come from a single Pichia kudriavzevii chromosome 2, complete sequence genomic window:
- a CDS encoding uncharacterized protein (PKUD0B04270; similar to Saccharomyces cerevisiae YCL050C (APA1) and YDR530C (APA2); ancestral locus Anc_1.17) — protein MVEVKSIEELSQIKLFDLIREVFDKAYANGDLVYKEPTNIEHFKDPESQLQYEISILEGLDKRPNNRAREPGEEEDVTKEVIEKVQTKDPFATPEPELTVIDSLLDDYRLILNKYPNTKYHFLLVTKDFEKQDSLLKPIELQIIRTILENLNGSGDGVKYFSFFNSGPESGYSQFHKHVQFLKLPEHFMPFQDNIISGVNYFLPKEIVQERRPLFAKKARFKHYILKLKEYNEGEVDREEELDSLAMLYMYLIKRSLNINKEFEIDKRDFSYNLMMMNDWMMIVPRRSAKYEDIWQNSLGFMGLFFLKDEDLKGKVQQVGISKILEECGFPMEEDEHQIVYNEYGY, from the coding sequence ATGGTTGAAGTTAAGagcattgaagaattgagtcaaatcaaactttttgatttgattaGGGAAGTTTTCGATAAGGCATACGCCAATGGCGACTTAGTGTACAAGGAGCCAACCAACATTGAGCATTTCAAAGATCCGGAGAGTCAACTGCAGTATGAGATATCGATTCTTGAAGGATTAGACAAACGTCCGAACAACAGAGCCCGTGAACCTGGGGAAGAAGAGGATGTGACAAAGGAAGTCATTGAGAAGGTCCAAACAAAAGATCCATTTGCAACTCCCGAACCAGAATTGACAGTCATTGACTCGTTGCTCGACGATTATAGATTGATTCTAAACAAGTATCCAAACACCAAGTACCATTTTTTGTTAGTGACTAAGGACTTTGAGAAACAAGACAGTCTACTAAAGCCAATCGAACTGCAGATAATTCGTACCATTTTAGAGAACTTAAATGGGTCTGGCGATGGAGTGAAgtatttttccttctttaaTAGTGGTCCAGAGAGTGGATATTCGCAGTTCCACAAACACGTCCAGTTTCTGAAACTACCTGAACATTTCATGCCATTCCAAGACAACATTATAAGCGGTGTCAACTATTTTTTACCAAAGGAGATTGTTCAAGAGCGCAGACCGTTATTTGCAAAGAAGGCAAGGTTCAAGCACTATATTTTGAAACTGAAGGAATACAACGAGGGTGAGGTTGATAGAGAGGAGGAGTTGGATTCGTTAGCGATGTTATACATGTATTTGATCAAGAGAAGTTTGAATATAAACAAGGAGTTTGAGATTGACAAGAGGGACTTCAGTTataatttgatgatgatgaatgACTGGATGATGATTGTTCCACGTAGAAGTGCCAAATATGAAGACATTTGGCAGAACTCACTAGGGTTTATGGGGCTGTTCTTCCTCAAGGACGAGGACCTCAAGGGCAAGGTTCAGCAAGTTGGAATTTCCAAGATTCTCGAGGAATGTGGTTTCCCAATGGAGGAAGACGAACACCAGATTGTCTATAACGAATACGGATACTAA
- a CDS encoding uncharacterized protein (PKUD0B04280; similar to Saccharomyces cerevisiae YDR529C (QCR7); ancestral locus Anc_1.16), whose product MSTVTLVKKQAEFVLKNPLLRQLMVPAAKVFTNLSGYRNLGLKLDDLLIEETPAMQKAISRLPAEESYARNYRIIAAHQLAVSIDVLPDSKALQAKDDTPYLTPYILEAEAEIAEKEALNNSTVA is encoded by the coding sequence ATGTCCACCGTCACTCTAGTCAAGAAACAAGCCGAATTTGTCCTCAAGAACCCCCTCTTGAGACAACTCATGGTTCCAGCAGCTAAGGTCTTCACCAACCTATCCGGCTACAGAAACTTGGGTTTGAAATTGGACGATTTACTCATTGAGGAGACCCCTGCAATGCAAAAGGCCATCTCTAGATTGCCTGCTGAAGAATCCTATGCTAGAAACTACAGAATCATTGCTGCTCATCAATTAGCTGTCTCCATTGACGTTTTACCAGATTCTAAGGCATTACAAGCAAAGGATGACACTCCTTACTTGACCCCTTACATCTTGGAGGCAGAAGCTGAAATCGCTGAAAAGGAAGCTTTGAACAACTCCACCGTTGCTTGA
- a CDS encoding uncharacterized protein (PKUD0B04290; similar to Saccharomyces cerevisiae YEL040W (UTR2); ancestral locus Anc_1.483), whose protein sequence is MKISQLLISLAPLAGLAVASDPPKCDADNKCPEEYPCCSNDGACGTGSYCLGPCDPRYSFNSTSCMPAPICKAGTFTPRKDNMILQTDYLGNITANDFQYYGQVEDNDDSVMIKMPKKSTGGVISSNFYIWYGNVKMKFKTSHNAGVVSAAILFSQVEDEIDFEWVGSELDTTETNFYYEGILDYHNGNKSSSANTYEDFHVYEIDWTQDEINWLIDGSVVRTLKKDDTWNSTSNKYEYPQTPTRVQLSIWPGGAADSPEGTREWAGGYIDWDASDFSDPGYLYVAVDTVEVTCYDPPSTAQTEGNKKVSYRYDGKGYDEENVIISDKGTVIKDLGRTGFNTGEDQNDNSSSKSSIKSSSTSKSASSSSSSPSSSSSASKSSNSASSTESSSSSKSSKSSSSASPSSSSSSSASLSSKSSSSASLSSSSSSETSVIESSSSSSSVESTSSSTPAISSTLTPAVESTASSSTAHGFIQDTNTLSASATASVSSIVSVTPSKGHLNNASLLGLLIAFVSHFAF, encoded by the coding sequence ATGAAGATTTCTCAGTTGTTGATCTCTCTTGCCCCTTTAGCTGGTTTAGCCGTTGCTAGCGATCCACCAAAATGTGACGCGGATAACAAATGTCCAGAAGAATATCCTTGTTGTTCCAATGATGGAGCTTGTGGTACTGGATCTTATTGCCTGGGTCCTTGTGATCCTCGTTATTCATTCAATTCTACCTCTTGTATGCCCGCTCCAATCTGTAAGGCCGGAACATTCACCCCTAGAAAGGATAACATGATTCTACAAACAGATTATCTCGGTAATATCACTGCCAACGATTTCCAATACTATGGTCAAGTTGAGGATAATGATGATTCAGTTATGATTAAAATGCCTAAAAAATCTACAGGTGGTGtcatttcttccaatttctATATTTGGTATGGTAACGttaaaatgaaatttaAGACATCACATAATGCAGGTGTTGTCTCTGCTGCAATTTTATTCTCTCAAGTGGAAGATGAAATCGATTTCGAATGGGTCGGTAGTGAATTGGATACCACAGAAACTAACTTTTATTATGAAGGTATCTTGGATTATCATAATGGTAATAAGAGTTCCTCTGCTAACACTTATGAAGATTTCCATGTCTATGAAATCGACTGGACTcaagatgaaatcaattggTTAATCGATGGCTCTGTTGTTAGAACCTTGAAGAAAGACGATACTTGGAATTCTACCAGTAACAAGTACGAATACCCTCAAACTCCTACTAGAGTTCAACTCTCAATCTGGCCTGGTGGTGCAGCAGATAGTCCAGAAGGTACCAGAGAATGGGCCGGTGGTTATATCGATTGGGACGCTTCTGATTTCTCAGATCCTGGTTACTTGTATGTTGCCGTTGATACTGTGGAAGTTACTTGTTACGACCCTCCATCCACTGCTCAAACTGAAGGTAACAAAAAGGTCTCCTACAGATACGATGGTAAAGGGTATGACGAAGAAAACGTTATTATCAGTGATAAAGGTACTGTCATCAAAGATTTAGGCCGTACTGGTTTCAATACAGGTGAAGATCAAAATGATAACagttcttcaaaatcaagtaTCAAGTCTTCTTCCACTTCTAAATCAGCTTCAAGCTCTTCAAGCTCTCCTAGTTCATCAAGCTCAGCTTCAAAGTCTTCTAACTCCGCTTCTTCTACAGAGTCATCTAGCTCTTCAAAatcctcaaaatcatcatccaGTGCATCACcatcctcttcttcatcatccaGTGCATCACTatcctcaaaatcatcatccaGTGCATCACTgtcctcttcttcatcatccGAAACATCTGTTATAGagtcttcatcttcaagCTCCTCCGTAGAGTCTACTTCCTCATCCACTCCTGCTATTTCGTCAACTTTAACTCCTGCTGTAGAATCTACAGCATCATCAAGTACCGCTCATGGTTTTATCCAGGATACTAATACCCTGTCTGCGTCAGCTACCGCTAGTGTCTCTTCAATCGTATCTGTAACTCCATCAAAGGGCCATTTGAATAATGCCTCCTTGCTCGGTTTGCTCATAGCATTTGTTTCACACTTTGCATTTTGA